One window from the genome of Salvia miltiorrhiza cultivar Shanhuang (shh) chromosome 7, IMPLAD_Smil_shh, whole genome shotgun sequence encodes:
- the LOC130992044 gene encoding F-box/kelch-repeat protein At3g23880-like has translation MAQSQGTSVSLNTEIVLPNDVIIEILSWLPVKSLLKFKCVCRSWRALISSRRFIKAQLESSKSAPNLARDMLAIPCEDEIRNLKVCSVSSMLHESVSQVYDFSYPFDSSSCVVESSRDGLLLLSSSDEMILWNPSTRTWKTLPDFDQEFVHGYELCYDKSSDDYKVVAFSDSSNSIVTVYSLGNDEWKRIKDISSLVMGGSLVMTCNAFANGKLYCLIEPDFGSYSDILSLDLEEEEFEILQMPSYVKVINGSSLAVSEGSLFLLCPHLNMTRADVWILDGCSVGTRNWTKVVTMPCCPDGRWTYATYSRLLYVLKNGLVMFCIVDTIVVYNTKDGSFRYHHIGDTDGIEYTYVESLVSPLGCCDTE, from the coding sequence atGGCACAATCTCAGGGAACAAGTGTCTCCCTCAACACTGAAATCGTGCTACCGAACGACGTTATCATCGAGATTCTCAGCTGGCTCCCAGTAAAATCCCTCTTGAAATTCAAATGCGTCTGCAGATCATggcgagccctaatttccaGCCGACGCTTCATCAAAGCCCAACTCGAGAGCTCAAAATCAGCCCCAAATTTAGCCCGCGATATGCTCGCTATTCCCTGTGAAGATGAAATACGTAATCTTAAGGTGTGTTCGGTTAGTTCGATGCTGCATGAATCTGTTTCTCAAGTATACGATTTCAGTTATCCATTCGATTCATCATCTTGTGTGGTGGAAAGTTCGCGTGATGGTTTACTACTACTGTCGTCGTCAGACGAAATGATTCTGTGGAACCCATCTACGAGAACTTGGAAAACTCTTCCTGATTTCGACCAGGAATTCGTTCATGGGTATGAATTATGTTATGATAAATCGAGTGATGACTATAAAGTGGTGGCGTTTTCCGATTCTTCAAATTCAATAGTAACAGTTTATAGTTTGGGGAATGATGAGTGGAAAAGGATCAAGGATATAAGTAGTCTGGTGATGGGAGGTAGTTTGGTGATGACTTGCAATGCGTTTGCAAATGGGAAGTTGTATTGTTTGATTGAGCCGGACTTTGGATCCTATTCGGATATTCTCTCCCTTGATTTGGAGGAGGAGGAGTTTGAGATACTGCAAATGCCAAGCTATGTGAAGGTTATTAATGGTTCATCTTTGGCAGTGTCTGAGGGGTCGCTGTTCTTGCTCTGCCCTCATCTGAATATGACTCGTGCAGATGTGTGGATCTTGGATGGTTGTAGTGTGGGAACCAGGAATTGGACTAAGGTCGTTACTATGCCCTGTTGCCCTGATGGTCGTTGGACGTATGCTACATATTCAAGGTTATTGTATGTGTTGAAGAATGGTCTGGTAATGTTCTGTATTGTTGATACTATTGTGGTGTACAATACAAAGGATGGCTCGTTTAGGTATCATCATATTGGAGACACTGATGGTATAGAATATACTTATGTTGAAAGTTTAGTTTCACCGTTGGGATGTTGTGATACTGAATGA